The following proteins are co-located in the Syntrophorhabdaceae bacterium genome:
- a CDS encoding 4Fe-4S binding protein → MIPVIDKEKCTSCGNCLEICPPGAITLGDDCARIAEDLCEECGFCAAECPTEAIEIPFPMSGK, encoded by the coding sequence ATGATACCCGTTATAGACAAGGAAAAGTGTACAAGCTGTGGAAACTGCCTGGAGATATGTCCCCCGGGCGCCATAACTCTGGGGGACGACTGTGCCCGCATAGCCGAAGACCTCTGCGAGGAATGCGGCTTCTGCGCAGCCGAATGTCCAACGGAGGCGATCGAGATTCCCTTTCCGATGTCCGGAAAGTGA